One genomic segment of Gemmatimonas aurantiaca includes these proteins:
- a CDS encoding cytochrome c3 family protein, producing MTTARIATAAVIAALLVGAATYGLAQRAQPQATFPHERHASLFTSCATCHGDVQRSGAPVFPAAARCAGCHDGEVRPRVQWQARTKVNINSLRFTHARHDTAMTAKRPADSLAMNNCASCHVRTGDNRLAVRYAVVNQCLSCHGLQGSHFDVDRNACATCHVPLTQAPRLTRDVIAKFPKPASHDAPGFVLGGHGAIAKVTRGGTSPVAANCATCHARNLCLACHVDAPDVPAIQALALDERPPAFTRDQPVPVSHATNTFLRAHGAEARKATARCATCHARSSCLTCHIGNAPATISRLPAAAAGRAAGAHVERTPPPSHTERFRTAHGREADARPRSCETCHERTTCLTCHRPDGARSSAYHPTGFLTSHPNQAYSRTVSCARCHNTQQFCQSCHQQSGLTATARLARRGYHDAFRGFSLGHGQAARQHLESCASCHAERDCTSCHSAVGGGYGFNPHGANFNAARARAKNPSVCIACHGRAIPTR from the coding sequence ATGACAACCGCCCGGATTGCGACGGCCGCTGTGATTGCGGCACTGCTGGTGGGCGCCGCGACCTATGGTCTGGCGCAGCGCGCCCAGCCGCAGGCGACGTTCCCCCATGAACGACATGCGTCGTTGTTCACCTCGTGCGCAACGTGTCACGGCGATGTGCAGCGCAGCGGAGCACCCGTCTTCCCCGCGGCCGCGCGCTGCGCCGGTTGCCACGACGGCGAGGTTCGCCCCCGTGTGCAATGGCAAGCCCGGACCAAGGTCAACATCAACAGCCTCCGGTTCACACACGCCCGGCATGACACGGCGATGACGGCCAAGCGGCCCGCGGACAGCCTGGCGATGAACAACTGCGCTTCATGCCACGTCCGAACCGGTGACAACCGTCTGGCCGTTCGCTACGCGGTGGTGAATCAGTGTCTCTCCTGCCACGGACTTCAGGGTTCGCACTTCGATGTGGACCGCAACGCCTGCGCCACCTGTCATGTTCCGCTCACGCAGGCTCCCAGGCTGACCCGCGATGTGATCGCGAAGTTTCCGAAACCGGCCTCGCACGATGCGCCCGGCTTCGTGCTGGGCGGTCACGGGGCGATCGCAAAGGTGACCCGCGGCGGCACGTCTCCGGTTGCCGCGAACTGCGCCACCTGTCATGCCCGCAATCTCTGTCTCGCCTGTCATGTCGACGCACCGGATGTCCCGGCGATTCAGGCATTGGCGCTGGATGAACGGCCCCCGGCGTTCACGCGCGACCAGCCGGTGCCGGTGAGCCACGCGACGAACACGTTCCTGCGCGCACACGGAGCGGAGGCGCGGAAAGCCACGGCACGCTGCGCCACCTGTCACGCACGATCGAGCTGTCTCACCTGCCACATCGGCAATGCGCCCGCAACCATCAGCCGTCTGCCGGCCGCGGCTGCAGGTCGCGCGGCCGGTGCCCACGTGGAACGCACGCCGCCCCCCTCACACACCGAGCGATTCCGCACGGCGCATGGCCGAGAAGCGGACGCGCGTCCTCGCAGTTGCGAAACGTGTCATGAGCGGACGACCTGCCTCACCTGTCATCGTCCCGATGGGGCGCGGTCGTCGGCATATCATCCGACGGGCTTCCTCACGTCGCATCCGAATCAGGCGTATTCACGCACCGTGAGTTGCGCGCGCTGCCACAACACCCAGCAGTTCTGTCAGTCCTGCCACCAGCAGTCCGGGTTGACCGCGACCGCGCGGCTCGCGCGTCGGGGCTATCACGACGCATTCCGCGGCTTCAGCCTGGGCCATGGACAGGCCGCGCGACAGCACCTCGAGTCCTGTGCGTCGTGTCATGCCGAACGCGATTGCACCAGCTGCCACTCGGCGGTGGGTGGCGGCTACGGATTCAACCCGCACGGCGCGAACTTCAACGCGGCCCGTGCCCGCGCGAAGAATCCATCGGTGTGCATTGCCTGTCACGGCAGGGCCATCCCCACGCGGTGA
- a CDS encoding cytochrome c-type biogenesis protein, whose amino-acid sequence MILPRVALLVLLAVQPVVPPPGADTVLDRRVRGVAQRLRCPVCQGESIQESPAELAVQMKGVVREQLAEGKSEREVMDYFLAKYGDWILLEPRAEGLNLVVYWVPVIFLAIGGVTLFMAVRKWTRPDAVVANTDTADTEVDAS is encoded by the coding sequence ATGATCCTTCCCCGAGTGGCCCTGCTGGTGCTGCTGGCCGTGCAGCCGGTCGTGCCACCTCCTGGTGCCGATACCGTGCTCGATCGACGGGTGCGGGGCGTCGCCCAGCGCCTGCGGTGCCCGGTGTGCCAGGGCGAGAGCATTCAGGAGTCTCCCGCCGAACTGGCTGTGCAGATGAAGGGGGTGGTGCGCGAACAGTTGGCCGAAGGGAAGAGCGAGCGGGAAGTGATGGACTACTTCCTGGCGAAGTATGGCGACTGGATTCTCCTCGAACCGCGCGCCGAGGGACTCAATCTCGTGGTGTATTGGGTGCCGGTGATCTTCCTGGCGATCGGTGGCGTCACCCTGTTCATGGCGGTGCGCAAATGGACCCGCCCCGATGCCGTCGTCGCCAACACGGACACGGCAGACACCGAGGTCGACGCGTCCTGA
- a CDS encoding redoxin domain-containing protein, with amino-acid sequence MDWKRALAVTGAIGLPFIALLAFGMTRDPRQIPSPLPGRSAPLWERAVFASGDDAVLRRPVGDTVRLTDLRGRVVVLNFWASWCLACRGEHADLSFVATERASQGVQVFGMLYNDTEPNGVRWIRTMGGQPYPSVADPGARTAIDYGLYGVPETFVIDPEGKVAHKFIGPVTAQGLMKVVDSVLAAVATP; translated from the coding sequence ATGGACTGGAAACGCGCCCTTGCCGTGACGGGAGCGATCGGACTCCCGTTCATTGCCTTGTTGGCGTTCGGGATGACCCGCGATCCGCGGCAGATTCCGTCGCCGCTGCCCGGCAGGAGTGCGCCGCTTTGGGAGCGTGCCGTCTTCGCGTCCGGTGACGATGCGGTGTTGCGTCGCCCGGTCGGCGACACCGTGCGACTCACCGACCTCAGGGGACGCGTGGTCGTGCTCAACTTCTGGGCATCGTGGTGCCTGGCGTGCCGCGGCGAGCATGCCGATCTGTCGTTCGTGGCAACAGAACGGGCGTCGCAGGGCGTACAGGTGTTCGGCATGCTGTACAATGACACCGAGCCGAACGGCGTACGGTGGATCCGGACCATGGGCGGGCAACCCTATCCATCGGTTGCCGATCCCGGCGCGCGCACGGCTATCGACTATGGCCTGTATGGTGTGCCGGAAACGTTCGTCATCGATCCCGAGGGAAAGGTGGCTCACAAGTTCATCGGGCCGGTCACGGCACAGGGACTGATGAAAGTGGTCGACTCCGTCCTCGCCGCCGTGGCCACGCCATGA
- a CDS encoding heme lyase CcmF/NrfE family subunit, whose amino-acid sequence MTRIVGLASVWVALAISVYGLVALVVGITKQRPAWITSGLQSVYVNCALLTLSTAAMILALVTHDFSVGYVAQVGSRATPLLFTVISLWGALEGSILFWGWVLAMYSVVVIYTNRHRPGALVPWSAVVLLGVGAFFYLLLVGPANPWHAVSPVPLDGPGPNPLLQNHILMAVHPPLLYLGYVGLTVPFAFAVGALLSGEVHKDDWIRLTHRWTLSAWAFLSLAIIAGMWWSYEVLGWGGYWAWDPVENASFMPWLTSTAFLHSVMVQERRGMLKLWNVNLIVGSFLLTILGTFLTRSGIISSVHAFTTGTIGYYFLGFIACCLLVSLILVAGNSAGLRSEGRLDAMASRETVFLFNNLLLTGFTLVVILGTLYPLLAEAINGAKVTVGAPFFNRMSIPICVGLLFLMGVGPALPWKAATDAQVKRALLLPGVVALGVALLAVAFGKRDAYTVLAFAFSAYAAVSNLREYAVGIAARRKAHGESVPVALGRLVAANQRRYGGYLAHLGIIMVAAAIAASSSGRVEREATLAPGQTMEVGDGVSVRLKTLWGREESHRQVVGADLEILKNGAVIGLIDPRMNFYHSQEQPVPTPAVRSRVQGDIYANLMAFTPDGQSATLKVILEPFVPWIWIGGLVMAVAATVSAWPTARSTRRAERASIAVDIRATAAIPEVS is encoded by the coding sequence GTGACGCGTATCGTGGGGCTCGCCTCCGTCTGGGTCGCGCTGGCGATCTCGGTGTACGGCCTGGTCGCACTCGTGGTGGGAATCACAAAGCAACGCCCCGCGTGGATCACGAGCGGCCTGCAGTCGGTGTACGTGAATTGCGCGCTGCTGACGCTGTCCACCGCCGCCATGATCCTCGCGCTGGTGACGCACGACTTCAGCGTGGGCTACGTGGCGCAGGTGGGCAGTCGGGCGACGCCGCTGCTCTTCACGGTGATCTCCCTGTGGGGCGCGCTCGAAGGATCCATCCTCTTCTGGGGGTGGGTGCTGGCGATGTACAGCGTCGTGGTGATCTACACGAATCGGCATCGCCCCGGCGCACTGGTGCCATGGTCGGCGGTCGTCCTGCTCGGCGTGGGCGCGTTTTTCTATCTCCTGCTCGTCGGTCCCGCGAATCCATGGCATGCCGTGTCCCCCGTGCCCCTCGATGGCCCGGGACCGAATCCGTTGCTGCAGAATCACATCCTCATGGCGGTGCATCCGCCGCTGCTGTACCTCGGCTACGTCGGGCTGACGGTGCCGTTTGCGTTCGCGGTCGGCGCGCTGCTCAGCGGCGAGGTGCACAAGGACGACTGGATCAGGCTCACGCACCGGTGGACGCTGAGTGCATGGGCCTTTCTGTCGCTCGCGATCATCGCCGGGATGTGGTGGTCGTATGAAGTGCTCGGCTGGGGCGGGTACTGGGCCTGGGATCCGGTCGAGAATGCCTCGTTCATGCCCTGGCTCACCAGCACCGCATTCCTGCATTCGGTGATGGTGCAGGAGCGGCGCGGGATGCTGAAGCTGTGGAACGTGAATCTCATCGTGGGCAGTTTTCTGCTCACGATCCTCGGAACGTTCCTCACGCGCTCGGGCATCATTTCCTCGGTGCATGCGTTCACCACCGGCACCATCGGGTACTACTTCCTCGGGTTCATCGCGTGCTGTCTGCTCGTCTCCCTGATTCTCGTCGCCGGCAACAGTGCGGGGCTGCGCAGTGAAGGGCGTCTCGACGCCATGGCGTCACGCGAAACGGTGTTCCTGTTCAACAATCTGCTGCTCACCGGCTTCACGCTGGTGGTGATTCTCGGGACGCTCTATCCGTTGCTCGCGGAAGCGATCAATGGAGCGAAGGTCACCGTGGGCGCGCCCTTCTTCAATCGCATGTCGATTCCGATCTGCGTCGGACTCCTCTTCCTCATGGGGGTCGGCCCGGCCCTGCCGTGGAAGGCGGCCACGGATGCGCAGGTGAAGCGCGCCCTGCTGCTCCCCGGCGTGGTCGCTCTGGGGGTGGCCCTGCTCGCGGTGGCGTTCGGCAAGCGCGATGCGTACACGGTGCTCGCGTTCGCCTTCTCGGCATACGCGGCGGTGAGCAACCTGCGGGAATATGCGGTCGGGATCGCGGCACGGCGGAAGGCCCATGGGGAATCGGTGCCCGTCGCACTCGGCCGGCTCGTGGCGGCCAACCAGCGCCGGTACGGCGGCTACCTCGCGCATCTCGGCATCATCATGGTCGCCGCCGCCATCGCCGCGTCGTCGAGTGGCAGGGTCGAACGCGAGGCCACGCTTGCGCCTGGGCAGACCATGGAAGTGGGCGACGGGGTTTCCGTGCGCCTCAAGACGCTGTGGGGCCGAGAGGAGTCCCACCGTCAGGTCGTCGGCGCCGATCTCGAGATTCTGAAGAACGGCGCGGTGATCGGACTGATCGATCCGCGCATGAACTTCTACCACTCCCAGGAGCAGCCAGTGCCGACGCCGGCGGTACGCAGTCGTGTGCAGGGGGACATCTACGCGAACCTGATGGCGTTCACGCCGGATGGACAGTCCGCGACCCTCAAGGTGATCCTCGAGCCGTTCGTGCCGTGGATCTGGATCGGCGGCCTGGTCATGGCGGTTGCGGCGACCGTGAGTGCCTGGCCCACGGCGCGTTCCACGCGTCGTGCCGAGCGTGCGTCGATCGCCGTGGACATTCGCGCCACAGCGGCCATACCGGAGGTCTCTTAG
- a CDS encoding cytochrome c maturation protein CcmE: protein MNDTTMPTGIPAGDTGRSRRPIIIGAVVVLVAAFAYLAFGGMQNDLVYFLTPSELMAKGDGVVGRPVRLGGQVVPGSVQWNAATLHLTFRVTDGTKEIAVYSSGAPPQMFREGIGVVVEGKLGTNGTFDSKSLMVKHSNEYRAPEQGEGGHPARIDKSLIRS from the coding sequence ATGAACGACACGACGATGCCCACGGGCATACCCGCGGGGGACACGGGGCGCTCCCGTCGCCCGATCATCATCGGCGCCGTGGTGGTGCTGGTGGCCGCGTTCGCGTATCTCGCCTTCGGCGGGATGCAGAACGATCTCGTGTATTTTCTCACCCCGTCCGAACTGATGGCGAAAGGTGACGGAGTGGTGGGACGCCCCGTGCGTCTTGGCGGGCAGGTGGTTCCGGGCTCCGTGCAGTGGAACGCGGCCACGCTGCATCTCACGTTCCGTGTCACGGACGGCACGAAGGAGATCGCCGTGTACTCCTCTGGCGCGCCACCGCAGATGTTCCGTGAGGGGATCGGTGTGGTCGTGGAAGGAAAGCTTGGCACGAACGGCACGTTCGACTCGAAGAGCCTGATGGTCAAGCACTCGAACGAATACCGCGCGCCGGAGCAGGGAGAGGGTGGCCATCCCGCACGTATCGACAAATCGCTGATCCGGAGCTGA
- the ccsA gene encoding cytochrome c biogenesis protein CcsA, producing MAESTRREPVPQPSARIARHTPLVTPAPARWLTALTWFAPLFAMAAQAYFVSQSAPDRDMGHLQKIMYVHVPAAWSAFLAFFWVFAQSIRYLVTRNERADLQAASAAEVGAVFTGLTLALGSIWGRPTWGIWWTWDARLTSTAVLFLMFVGYLALRGLTDDPDRRARWSAVVGILGALNVPIVYMSVKWWRTLHQPQSSPGTLDPFYTLGLRTNAVAFSFLLILFIAHRYRTHVAQRVREMAQDAAALQRRRTT from the coding sequence ATGGCTGAATCGACGAGACGGGAACCGGTACCGCAGCCCTCGGCGCGGATCGCCCGCCACACGCCCCTGGTGACGCCGGCACCGGCGCGCTGGCTGACGGCGCTCACCTGGTTCGCCCCGCTCTTCGCGATGGCGGCGCAGGCGTACTTCGTGAGCCAGTCCGCGCCCGATCGCGACATGGGGCACCTGCAGAAGATCATGTACGTCCACGTGCCGGCGGCGTGGAGTGCGTTTCTGGCGTTCTTCTGGGTGTTCGCACAGAGCATCCGCTATCTGGTCACGCGCAACGAGCGCGCCGATCTACAGGCGGCGTCCGCGGCGGAAGTGGGGGCGGTGTTCACCGGACTGACGCTCGCACTGGGCTCGATCTGGGGGCGCCCGACTTGGGGGATCTGGTGGACGTGGGATGCACGACTCACCTCCACGGCGGTACTCTTTCTGATGTTCGTGGGATATCTCGCCCTGCGTGGCCTCACCGACGATCCGGACCGGCGCGCACGCTGGAGCGCGGTCGTCGGCATTCTGGGCGCGCTCAACGTCCCCATCGTGTACATGTCGGTGAAGTGGTGGCGCACACTCCATCAACCACAGTCGTCACCGGGAACCCTCGATCCTTTCTATACCCTGGGACTGCGCACCAACGCCGTCGCGTTCAGCTTCCTGCTCATCCTGTTCATTGCGCATCGCTACCGCACGCATGTGGCGCAGCGCGTGAGAGAGATGGCGCAGGACGCCGCCGCCCTGCAGCGGAGGCGCACGACATGA
- a CDS encoding heme exporter protein CcmB: MTTPVQAGWRADATRVMAVCVKDLTAERRTKSNFNAIVAMAGMILLLFGFALGADTEGLRNAAAGVLWLTILFSGVLAFNRSYQIELESGALEQLLLYPGERWTIFIGKVLANLAFVLSMEAITLPLTGVLYHVSFPERWPEVLGVLLLGTVGFVTLGTLYAAMASRSRSREVLLPLLLFPMLVPLLLSATQATAALLGGDVMGDSRTWIRLLATFDVIFLVGATWAFPYVMEG; this comes from the coding sequence GTGACCACGCCCGTGCAGGCCGGCTGGCGCGCGGATGCCACGCGCGTGATGGCGGTGTGCGTGAAGGATCTCACCGCCGAACGGCGAACGAAATCCAACTTCAACGCCATCGTCGCCATGGCGGGGATGATTCTGCTGCTGTTCGGATTCGCCCTCGGTGCCGACACCGAGGGGCTCCGGAATGCCGCCGCCGGCGTGCTCTGGCTGACCATCCTCTTCAGCGGCGTGCTCGCCTTCAATCGTTCCTACCAGATCGAACTCGAATCCGGGGCGCTCGAACAACTGCTGCTCTATCCTGGCGAGCGATGGACGATCTTCATCGGCAAGGTGCTGGCGAATCTCGCCTTCGTGCTGTCGATGGAAGCGATCACGCTGCCGCTCACCGGCGTGCTGTATCATGTGAGTTTTCCCGAGCGGTGGCCCGAAGTCCTCGGTGTGTTGCTGCTGGGAACGGTCGGTTTCGTGACGCTCGGAACGCTTTACGCGGCCATGGCCAGCCGAAGCCGGAGTCGTGAAGTGCTGTTGCCGCTGCTGCTGTTCCCGATGCTCGTGCCGCTGCTGCTTTCGGCGACCCAGGCGACCGCTGCCCTGCTCGGCGGGGATGTCATGGGAGACAGCCGCACATGGATTCGCCTGCTGGCGACCTTCGATGTGATCTTTCTCGTGGGCGCCACCTGGGCGTTCCCGTACGTGATGGAGGGATGA
- a CDS encoding ABC transporter ATP-binding protein, with product MHAIALREIAHRFGRRWALRGISMDVPRGEVLALLGHNGSGKSTLLRVASTVIRPTRGGGAVLGVDLTASPSTVRGLVALLSTTPAVYGDLTAIENLVFAARMLGVPHDPLQLRRALDRVGLGREEHELARNMSSGMQRRLSIARLLLREAPILLLDEPYNSLDVEGAGLVNDLIRETRARGGTVLLVAHDIGRAEGLPDRTLTMEDGVLMDGDVDVENDAVSLHVNTSVNAPVNDTSVVPIDTARGFRAAATLRGPRL from the coding sequence GTGCACGCCATCGCCCTCCGGGAAATCGCCCACAGATTCGGCCGACGTTGGGCCTTGCGAGGCATTTCCATGGACGTGCCACGGGGAGAGGTCCTGGCCCTTCTCGGGCACAACGGGAGCGGAAAAAGCACGTTGTTGCGCGTGGCGTCCACGGTCATTCGTCCGACACGTGGTGGCGGCGCCGTGCTGGGGGTCGATCTGACAGCGTCACCCTCGACGGTCCGTGGACTCGTGGCGCTGCTGTCCACGACGCCCGCCGTGTACGGCGACCTGACGGCCATCGAGAATCTGGTGTTTGCCGCGCGCATGCTGGGGGTGCCGCACGATCCGCTGCAGCTTCGTCGAGCTCTGGATCGTGTCGGCCTGGGCAGGGAAGAACACGAGTTGGCGCGAAACATGTCCAGCGGGATGCAGCGCCGCCTGTCGATCGCCCGCCTGTTGCTGCGTGAAGCGCCCATCCTGCTGCTCGACGAGCCATACAATTCGCTCGACGTCGAGGGGGCCGGCCTGGTCAACGATCTCATTCGGGAGACGCGTGCGCGTGGCGGCACGGTGCTGCTGGTCGCGCACGACATCGGACGCGCCGAGGGGTTGCCGGACCGCACCCTCACCATGGAAGATGGCGTGCTCATGGACGGCGACGTCGATGTGGAGAACGACGCCGTGAGCCTCCACGTGAACACCTCCGTGAATGCGCCCGTGAACGACACCAGCGTCGTGCCCATCGACACCGCGCGCGGCTTTCGCGCGGCGGCCACTCTCCGAGGACCACGCCTGTGA
- a CDS encoding zinc ribbon domain-containing protein, which produces MTKLPAFTTCPACGVSATGRFCQQCGAVLGGVRCRHCEAPLSPGARFCNECGAPAGAGTSTAPRADTTGRSGMWLPWTIAGGLLVAAVAWFAMQASRATDGLSAAPLAGGVSAPGATDISQMSPRERASRLYDRIMRYTEAGQTDSVQFFAPMALGSFEALGADLDTDARYDYGRVAQEVGDLDLAAAQADTILKAQPTHLLGLALAARTATLQGKRSEAAAYWQRFTAAKNAELQKALPEYQAHRSDIDRAAELAR; this is translated from the coding sequence ATGACCAAGCTTCCCGCTTTCACGACCTGCCCGGCGTGCGGCGTCTCCGCCACGGGTCGTTTCTGCCAGCAGTGCGGTGCCGTCCTCGGCGGCGTACGCTGCCGCCACTGCGAGGCTCCGCTGTCCCCCGGTGCCCGATTCTGCAACGAATGTGGTGCCCCCGCAGGCGCCGGCACCTCCACCGCGCCCCGTGCGGACACCACGGGAAGATCGGGGATGTGGCTTCCCTGGACGATTGCCGGCGGACTCCTCGTGGCGGCGGTCGCCTGGTTCGCGATGCAAGCCTCCCGCGCCACGGATGGTCTGTCGGCCGCGCCGCTGGCGGGCGGTGTGTCCGCTCCCGGAGCCACGGACATCAGCCAGATGTCGCCCCGGGAACGGGCGAGTCGCCTGTACGACCGCATCATGCGGTACACCGAAGCCGGTCAGACCGACTCCGTGCAGTTCTTCGCCCCCATGGCCCTCGGCAGCTTCGAGGCGCTCGGTGCCGATCTCGATACCGATGCGCGCTACGACTACGGGCGCGTAGCGCAGGAAGTCGGCGATCTCGACCTCGCTGCGGCCCAGGCGGACACGATCCTGAAGGCGCAACCGACTCATCTGCTCGGTCTCGCCCTCGCGGCGCGCACGGCGACGCTGCAGGGCAAACGCAGTGAGGCCGCCGCCTACTGGCAGCGATTCACGGCGGCGAAGAATGCGGAGTTGCAGAAGGCGCTGCCGGAGTACCAGGCGCACCGGAGCGATATCGATCGGGCGGCGGAGTTGGCGAGGTAG